A genomic segment from Streptomyces antibioticus encodes:
- a CDS encoding aspartate aminotransferase family protein yields MTDEFDLGALLAERGAERYELHTRYLNHQLPRMLHTIGFDKVYERAEGAHFWDADGNDYLDMLAGFGVMGLGRHHPVVRKALHDVLDASLADLTRFDCQPLPGLLAERLLAHSPHLDRVFFGNSGTEAVETALKFARRATGRPRILYCDHAFHGLTTGSLSVNGEDGFRDGFGPLLPDTAVPLGDLDALARELKKGDVAALIVEPIQGKGVHEAPPGYLRAAQDLLHRHKALLIADEVQTGLGRTGDFYAYQHEDGVEPDLVCVAKALSGGYVPVGATLGRDWIFKKVYASIDRVLVHSASFGSNAQAMAGGLAVLSVLENEQIVANARVTGDLLRSRLSALTEKYELLADVRGRGLMIGIEFGRPRSLGLRSRWAMLQTARKGLFAQMVVVPLLQRHRILTQVSGDHLEVIKLIPPLVVDEQDVDRFVDAFTEVMDDAHSGNGLMWDFGKTLIKQAVANR; encoded by the coding sequence ATGACCGACGAGTTCGACCTCGGCGCCCTCCTGGCCGAGCGCGGAGCCGAGCGCTACGAGCTGCACACCCGGTACCTCAACCACCAGCTCCCGCGCATGCTGCACACCATCGGCTTCGACAAGGTCTACGAGCGGGCCGAGGGCGCCCACTTCTGGGACGCGGACGGCAACGACTACCTGGACATGCTCGCCGGGTTCGGGGTGATGGGCCTGGGCCGCCACCACCCGGTGGTCCGCAAGGCGCTGCACGACGTCCTCGACGCCTCGCTCGCCGACCTCACCCGCTTCGACTGCCAGCCGCTGCCCGGACTGCTCGCCGAACGGCTGCTGGCCCACAGCCCCCATCTGGACCGGGTGTTCTTCGGCAACAGCGGCACCGAGGCCGTCGAGACCGCGCTGAAGTTCGCCCGGCGCGCCACCGGCCGGCCCAGGATCCTCTACTGCGACCACGCCTTCCACGGACTGACCACCGGCTCGCTGTCGGTCAACGGCGAGGACGGGTTCCGCGACGGCTTCGGCCCGCTGCTGCCCGACACGGCCGTCCCGCTCGGCGATCTCGACGCCCTGGCGCGGGAGTTGAAGAAGGGCGACGTGGCCGCGCTGATCGTCGAGCCGATCCAGGGCAAGGGCGTGCACGAGGCCCCGCCCGGCTATCTGCGCGCCGCGCAGGACCTTCTGCACCGGCACAAGGCGCTGCTGATCGCCGACGAGGTGCAGACCGGCCTCGGCCGCACCGGGGACTTCTACGCCTACCAGCACGAGGACGGCGTCGAACCCGACCTGGTCTGTGTCGCCAAGGCGCTCTCCGGCGGCTATGTGCCGGTGGGGGCCACCCTCGGCCGGGACTGGATCTTCAAGAAGGTGTACGCGTCGATCGACCGGGTGCTCGTCCACTCGGCGAGCTTCGGCTCCAACGCGCAGGCGATGGCGGGCGGGCTCGCGGTCCTGTCCGTGCTGGAGAACGAGCAGATCGTCGCCAACGCCCGGGTCACCGGCGACCTCCTGCGCTCGCGGCTGTCGGCGCTGACCGAGAAGTACGAGCTGCTCGCCGACGTCCGGGGCCGGGGCCTGATGATCGGCATCGAGTTCGGCAGGCCCCGCTCACTGGGGCTGCGCAGCCGGTGGGCGATGCTCCAGACCGCCCGCAAGGGGCTGTTCGCGCAGATGGTGGTCGTCCCGCTGCTCCAGCGGCACCGGATCCTCACCCAGGTCTCCGGCGACCATCTGGAGGTGATCAAGCTGATCCCGCCGCTGGTCGTCGACGAACAGGACGTGGACCGGTTCGTGGACGCCTTCACCGAGGTGATGGACGACGCCCACAGCGGGAACGGGCTGATGTGGGACTTCGGCAAGACCCTGATCAAGCAGGCGGTGGCCAACCGGTAG
- a CDS encoding SGNH/GDSL hydrolase family protein, whose amino-acid sequence MIGSYVAVGDSFTEGVGDPGPDGAFVGWADRFAVLLADRRPEGDFRYANLAVRGKLLDQIMEDQLPQAVDLAPDLVSFCAGGNDILRPGTDPDEVAERFERAVAALTAVSGTVLVTTGFDTRGVPVLKHLRGKIATYNGHVRAVADRYGCPVLDLWSLRSVQDRRAWDGDRLHLSPEGHTRVALRAGQVLGLEVPADPEQPWPQLPPRGTLEIRKDDVQWAREYLVPWIGRRLRGESSGDHVTAKGTLSPDDIRTRISAVA is encoded by the coding sequence GTGATCGGGTCGTACGTGGCGGTGGGGGACAGCTTCACCGAGGGCGTCGGCGACCCTGGCCCCGACGGGGCGTTCGTCGGCTGGGCCGACCGGTTCGCGGTACTCCTCGCGGACCGCCGACCCGAGGGCGACTTCCGGTACGCGAACCTGGCCGTGCGCGGCAAGCTGCTCGACCAGATCATGGAGGACCAGCTTCCGCAGGCCGTCGACCTCGCGCCCGACCTCGTGTCCTTCTGTGCCGGCGGCAACGACATCCTGCGGCCCGGCACCGACCCCGACGAGGTCGCCGAGCGCTTCGAGCGGGCGGTCGCGGCACTCACCGCCGTGTCCGGCACGGTCCTGGTGACCACCGGCTTCGACACCCGTGGCGTCCCCGTCCTGAAGCATCTGCGCGGCAAGATCGCCACCTACAACGGGCACGTTCGCGCCGTCGCCGACCGCTACGGCTGCCCGGTGCTCGACCTGTGGTCCCTGCGGTCCGTGCAGGACCGCCGGGCCTGGGACGGCGACCGCCTCCACCTCTCCCCGGAGGGGCACACGCGGGTGGCGCTGCGCGCCGGGCAGGTCCTCGGCCTGGAGGTGCCGGCCGACCCGGAGCAGCCCTGGCCGCAGCTCCCGCCGCGCGGCACCCTGGAGATCCGCAAGGACGACGTCCAGTGGGCGCGCGAGTACCTGGTGCCGTGGATCGGGCGGCGGCTGCGCGGGGAGTCCTCGGGCGACCATGTGACCGCCAAGGGCACGCTCTCCCCCGACGACATCCGGACCCGGATCTCGGCGGTGGCGTGA
- a CDS encoding SIMPL domain-containing protein, with product MRPTRTPVAAALVTLLALGLPAVAAPAAAASPARPAAARVDPAPATITVTGEGSATAPPDVAVVAVAVEATGATSQAALDAQNTAAGALLTAVRAQGVAERDVRTDNISLQPVYDTEGGSTRLKGYQAAQSFSVKVREVERTGAVLQSITDATGDAGRIHSVAFEVSDPVPLQARAREAAHDDARARAEQLARLSGHELGRLVSLSEDSVGYPRPTAQFADAAGTGGAVPTAPGEIRATATVTAVYEVS from the coding sequence ATGCGCCCCACCCGTACGCCCGTCGCCGCGGCCCTCGTCACGCTCCTCGCCCTGGGGCTGCCGGCCGTCGCCGCGCCCGCCGCCGCCGCGTCGCCCGCCCGGCCCGCCGCCGCGCGCGTCGACCCCGCCCCCGCCACCATCACCGTGACCGGCGAGGGCAGCGCCACCGCCCCGCCCGACGTCGCGGTCGTCGCCGTGGCCGTGGAGGCGACCGGCGCCACCTCGCAGGCCGCGCTCGACGCGCAGAACACCGCGGCCGGCGCCCTGCTGACCGCCGTCCGCGCCCAGGGCGTCGCCGAACGGGACGTCCGCACGGACAACATCTCCCTCCAGCCCGTCTACGACACCGAGGGCGGCAGCACCCGGCTCAAGGGCTACCAGGCCGCCCAGTCCTTCTCCGTGAAGGTCCGTGAGGTGGAGCGGACCGGGGCCGTCCTCCAGTCGATCACCGACGCCACCGGCGACGCGGGCCGCATCCACTCCGTCGCCTTCGAGGTCTCCGACCCGGTCCCGCTCCAGGCCCGCGCCCGCGAGGCCGCCCACGACGACGCCCGCGCCAGGGCCGAGCAGCTCGCCCGCCTCAGCGGCCATGAACTGGGCCGTCTGGTCTCCCTCAGCGAGGACTCCGTCGGCTACCCCCGCCCCACGGCGCAGTTCGCGGACGCGGCCGGCACCGGCGGAGCCGTACCGACCGCCCCCGGCGAGATCCGCGCGACGGCGACGGTGACAGCCGTCTACGAGGTGTCCTGA
- a CDS encoding tyrosine-protein phosphatase gives MTQQIPSTEPELAGVRNFRDVGGLPTVDGRRVRHGVLFRSGHLAHATEEDSAFLASLGLHTIFDFRNAADQKLEGPDVELPGVRNVNLPLSDPADGAEFWKMVRDGDLDQLRGILGDGKAADRMIASYRTIVVERTAEHSRVLHALAEDSVPALMHCAAGKDRAGLSVAVTLLAVGVERDAIVADYLESNAKHRRYKVHRSGSASSAYTPEVMELLGPLFDARAEYLAAAFDTVETTWGGVDTYLEQGLGLTPATRELLRERLLD, from the coding sequence GTGACGCAGCAGATCCCGTCGACCGAGCCCGAGCTGGCCGGTGTGCGCAATTTCCGTGACGTGGGCGGTCTGCCGACGGTGGACGGACGGCGGGTGCGGCACGGCGTGCTGTTCCGCAGCGGTCACCTCGCGCACGCGACCGAGGAGGACTCCGCGTTCCTCGCCTCCCTGGGCCTGCACACCATCTTCGACTTCCGCAACGCTGCGGACCAGAAGCTGGAGGGCCCGGACGTCGAGCTGCCGGGCGTGCGCAATGTGAACCTTCCGCTGTCGGACCCGGCGGACGGCGCGGAGTTCTGGAAGATGGTCCGCGACGGCGACCTCGACCAGCTCCGCGGGATCCTCGGCGACGGCAAGGCCGCGGACCGCATGATCGCGTCCTACCGCACGATCGTCGTCGAGCGCACCGCCGAGCACTCCCGGGTGCTGCACGCGCTCGCGGAGGACAGCGTCCCGGCCCTGATGCACTGCGCGGCCGGCAAGGACCGCGCGGGTCTGTCGGTGGCGGTGACCCTGCTCGCCGTGGGCGTGGAGCGCGACGCGATCGTCGCCGACTACCTGGAGTCCAACGCCAAGCACCGCCGCTACAAGGTGCACCGCAGCGGCTCCGCGTCCTCGGCCTACACCCCCGAGGTGATGGAGCTGCTCGGCCCGCTCTTCGACGCCCGCGCGGAGTATCTCGCGGCGGCGTTCGACACCGTCGAGACGACCTGGGGCGGTGTCGACACCTATCTGGAACAGGGGCTGGGGCTCACCCCCGCGACCCGCGAGCTGCTGCGCGAGCGCCTGCTCGACTGA
- a CDS encoding alpha-galactosidase — protein sequence MPETVKPGAVRPETAADGRTWLLSGPTSSYALHLTGADELIHLHWGPRIALADAEALAAVPLQGRASFESHLDGREEYPAEGGPRFVRPALSVRTAGRRGTEWTFEGYDTEGDAGDELRLRFRDGGLSVTLHYRMRGDVVERWVTLRNDGGEPQELLRADSATWTLPERDGWRLSQLHGRWAAESRLVRAPLTYGEKVIGSRRGHTGHQHLPWVALDTDATEERGEVYGCALGWSGSWRIAVAQLPDARVQITGGAGHDDSGLLLLAAGESFTTPLFAGLWSDGGFGGASRTWHAYQRAHVVPDAERDRPVLFNSWEATFFDISEEQQAALARRAAEIGVELFVVDDGWFGARTSDRAGLGDWRPNPERFPHGLKPLADRVHALGMRFGIWVEPEMVNPDSDLYRAHPDWVQFQPGRKRTEFRNQLMLNLAREDVQEYLWDQLHGLLSSAPVDYVKWDFNRCFTDAGWPDDPYPQRLWVDHVRALYALLDRLRAAHPGVAFESCSGGGGRIDLGIMSRTDQVWTSDNTDPLDRLDIQHGFSQIHPARVMAAWVTDSPNTQLNGRVSSLRFRFVSAMAGVLGIGGDLSEWSAEELAEARRWVDLYKEIRPVVQRGDLYRLRPPTGGLSAVQYVRGDESVVLAWLQAQRYGEPVPALRLRGLDPAATYECRETGEVHRGAVLLHHGMRTGLSGDLDAAVIRLRRI from the coding sequence ATGCCCGAGACCGTGAAGCCGGGCGCCGTGCGGCCCGAGACCGCCGCGGACGGCCGCACCTGGCTCCTCTCGGGGCCCACCAGCAGCTACGCCCTCCACCTCACCGGGGCCGACGAGCTGATCCATCTGCACTGGGGCCCGCGGATCGCGCTCGCCGACGCCGAGGCCCTCGCCGCCGTCCCCCTCCAGGGCCGCGCCTCCTTCGAGTCCCACCTCGACGGCCGCGAGGAGTACCCGGCCGAGGGCGGCCCCCGCTTCGTACGGCCCGCCCTGTCGGTGCGCACGGCCGGACGGCGCGGCACCGAGTGGACCTTCGAGGGGTACGACACCGAGGGCGACGCGGGTGACGAACTGCGGCTGCGGTTCCGGGACGGCGGCCTGTCGGTCACCCTGCACTACCGGATGCGCGGCGATGTCGTGGAGCGCTGGGTGACCCTGCGCAACGACGGCGGTGAACCCCAGGAGCTGCTGCGCGCCGACTCCGCCACCTGGACCCTGCCCGAGCGTGACGGCTGGCGGCTCTCCCAGCTCCACGGCCGCTGGGCCGCCGAGTCCCGGCTGGTCCGGGCGCCTCTGACCTACGGCGAGAAGGTCATCGGCAGCCGCCGCGGCCACACCGGCCACCAGCATCTGCCCTGGGTGGCGCTCGACACCGACGCCACCGAGGAGCGCGGCGAGGTCTACGGCTGTGCCCTCGGCTGGTCCGGCTCCTGGCGCATCGCCGTCGCGCAACTCCCGGACGCGCGCGTGCAGATCACCGGCGGCGCCGGCCACGACGACTCCGGCCTGCTGCTGCTCGCCGCGGGGGAGTCCTTCACCACGCCCCTCTTCGCCGGACTGTGGAGCGACGGCGGCTTCGGCGGCGCCAGCCGCACCTGGCACGCCTACCAGCGCGCCCATGTCGTCCCGGACGCGGAGCGGGACCGGCCGGTGCTGTTCAACTCCTGGGAGGCCACCTTCTTCGACATCTCCGAGGAGCAGCAGGCCGCCCTGGCGCGGCGCGCCGCGGAGATCGGCGTGGAGCTGTTCGTCGTCGACGACGGCTGGTTCGGGGCCCGCACCAGCGACCGGGCCGGACTCGGCGACTGGCGGCCCAACCCCGAGCGCTTCCCGCACGGCCTGAAGCCGCTCGCCGACCGGGTGCACGCCCTCGGCATGCGGTTCGGGATCTGGGTCGAGCCCGAGATGGTCAACCCGGACAGCGATCTGTACCGGGCGCACCCCGACTGGGTGCAGTTCCAACCGGGACGAAAGCGGACGGAGTTCCGCAATCAGCTCATGCTGAACCTCGCCCGCGAGGACGTCCAGGAGTACCTCTGGGACCAGCTCCACGGGCTGCTCTCCAGCGCGCCCGTCGACTATGTGAAGTGGGACTTCAACCGCTGCTTCACCGACGCGGGCTGGCCGGACGACCCCTATCCGCAGCGCCTGTGGGTCGACCACGTCCGGGCGCTGTACGCCCTGCTCGACCGGCTGCGGGCCGCCCACCCCGGGGTGGCCTTCGAGTCCTGCTCGGGCGGCGGCGGGCGGATCGACCTCGGGATCATGAGCCGCACCGACCAGGTGTGGACCTCCGACAACACCGACCCGCTGGACCGGCTCGACATCCAGCACGGCTTCAGCCAGATCCATCCCGCCCGGGTGATGGCCGCCTGGGTCACCGACAGCCCCAACACCCAGCTCAACGGCCGGGTCAGCTCCCTGCGGTTCCGGTTCGTGAGCGCCATGGCCGGGGTGCTCGGGATCGGCGGGGACCTCTCCGAGTGGAGCGCGGAGGAGCTGGCCGAGGCCCGCCGCTGGGTGGACCTCTACAAGGAGATCAGGCCCGTCGTGCAGCGGGGCGACCTGTACCGGCTGCGCCCGCCGACGGGCGGGCTCAGTGCCGTGCAGTACGTGCGCGGTGACGAGAGCGTCGTCCTCGCCTGGCTCCAGGCCCAGCGCTACGGCGAGCCCGTCCCGGCGCTGCGGCTGCGCGGACTCGACCCGGCGGCGACGTACGAATGCCGCGAAACGGGCGAAGTGCACCGAGGTGCGGTGCTGCTGCACCACGGAATGCGGACCGGGCTGAGCGGTGACCTCGATGCGGCGGTTATCCGGCTGCGTCGCATCTGA
- a CDS encoding TetR/AcrR family transcriptional regulator — protein MAERREELLRAAIGQIEARGVAAVRIADVAAALGVSNALVLYHFSTKEQLVAAAFARAAEDDLARLRKLLGRRTTALRRLRSAVRWYAPTGQAKGWRLWIEGWAVALREPALREVARDLDRAWKAALTEVIAEGVAAREFHCPDPSATALRLTALLDGLAVQLTSYGGTLSRTRAQVWVDEALARELCLSPETLSTRTRREPPAEPPAEGGVGPGARLRTRGQDTS, from the coding sequence GTGGCCGAGCGGCGCGAGGAGCTGCTGCGGGCCGCCATCGGGCAGATCGAGGCGCGGGGCGTGGCGGCCGTCAGGATCGCCGACGTGGCGGCGGCCCTCGGTGTGAGCAACGCGCTGGTGCTCTACCACTTCTCGACCAAGGAACAGCTCGTCGCCGCCGCCTTCGCGCGCGCCGCCGAGGACGATCTGGCCCGGCTGCGCAAGCTGCTCGGCCGGCGTACGACCGCACTGCGCCGGCTGCGCTCGGCGGTCCGCTGGTACGCCCCCACCGGCCAGGCCAAGGGCTGGCGGCTGTGGATCGAGGGCTGGGCGGTGGCCCTGCGCGAGCCCGCGCTGCGGGAGGTGGCCCGTGACCTCGACCGCGCGTGGAAGGCCGCGCTCACCGAGGTGATAGCGGAGGGCGTGGCCGCGCGGGAGTTCCACTGCCCCGACCCGTCGGCCACGGCCCTGCGGCTGACCGCCCTGCTCGACGGCCTCGCCGTCCAGCTCACGTCCTACGGCGGCACCCTGTCCCGTACCCGGGCCCAGGTCTGGGTCGACGAGGCCCTGGCCCGGGAACTCTGCCTGTCCCCCGAGACGTTGAGCACGCGGACCCGCAGAGAGCCCCCGGCCGAGCCGCCCGCCGAGGGCGGCGTCGGGCCGGGGGCCCGGCTGCGGACCAGGGGTCAGGACACCTCGTAG
- a CDS encoding Glu/Leu/Phe/Val dehydrogenase dimerization domain-containing protein — protein MTTALPEAAAPFLSLTWTDDITGRRGFLVVDRLVRGVCSGGLRMREGCTLDEVTGLARGMSLKEALHYDPRARYVPLGGAKGGIDCDPRDPEAYGLLVRYLRAVRPYVESCWTTGEDLGLSQDLVDRAAAEAGLVSSVQAVYPLLDDETAARARLADAFAVEVDGIGLDELVGGCGVAESVLTALDRAGVPYAGTRVSLQGLGTMGGATARFLTRAGLPVVAVADVKGTIVNPSGLDVEALLAARDGHGTVDRAALRPADRELPGDAWLSVAAEVLVPAAVSYAVGVEEQARIGAGVRWIAEAANMPVLPEAEALLHTRGVRVLPDVVVNSGTNAWWWWTLFGDIGADADEAFAHTRGAMRTLVDLVLTRAEADGTTPRAAAHTIAAQRLTAVTERFGPCR, from the coding sequence ATGACCACCGCGCTCCCCGAGGCCGCCGCCCCCTTCCTGTCCCTGACCTGGACCGACGACATCACCGGCCGCCGGGGTTTCCTGGTCGTCGACCGGCTGGTGCGCGGGGTGTGCAGCGGCGGGCTGCGGATGCGGGAGGGCTGCACCCTGGACGAGGTCACCGGGCTCGCCCGCGGCATGAGCCTCAAGGAGGCCCTGCACTACGACCCGCGGGCCCGTTACGTCCCCCTGGGCGGGGCCAAGGGCGGGATCGACTGCGATCCCCGGGACCCGGAGGCGTACGGGCTGCTGGTGCGCTATCTGCGCGCGGTACGGCCGTACGTGGAGAGCTGCTGGACCACCGGGGAGGACCTGGGGCTGAGCCAGGACCTGGTGGACCGGGCGGCCGCCGAGGCGGGCCTCGTCTCCTCCGTGCAGGCCGTGTACCCGCTGCTGGACGACGAGACGGCGGCCCGCGCGCGGCTCGCGGACGCCTTCGCGGTCGAGGTGGACGGCATCGGCCTGGACGAGCTGGTCGGCGGCTGCGGGGTCGCCGAGTCGGTGCTGACCGCCCTGGACCGGGCCGGGGTGCCGTACGCGGGGACGCGCGTCTCGCTCCAGGGGCTGGGCACCATGGGCGGGGCCACCGCGCGCTTCCTCACGCGCGCGGGTCTGCCGGTCGTGGCGGTCGCCGACGTCAAGGGGACGATCGTCAACCCGTCGGGGCTCGACGTGGAGGCGCTGCTCGCCGCGCGGGACGGCCACGGCACCGTGGACCGCGCGGCGCTGCGCCCCGCCGACCGTGAGCTGCCGGGGGACGCCTGGCTGTCGGTGGCGGCGGAGGTGCTGGTGCCGGCGGCGGTGTCGTACGCCGTCGGGGTGGAGGAGCAGGCGCGGATCGGGGCCGGGGTCCGGTGGATCGCCGAGGCGGCGAACATGCCGGTCCTGCCGGAGGCGGAGGCGCTGCTGCACACGCGTGGGGTGCGGGTGCTGCCGGACGTCGTGGTGAACTCCGGGACCAACGCCTGGTGGTGGTGGACGCTGTTCGGCGACATCGGCGCGGACGCGGACGAGGCGTTCGCGCACACGCGCGGCGCGATGCGGACGCTGGTGGACCTGGTGCTCACACGCGCGGAGGCGGACGGCACGACCCCGCGGGCGGCGGCGCACACGATCGCCGCGCAGCGGCTGACGGCGGTGACGGAGCGGTTCGGCCCCTGTCGGTGA
- a CDS encoding DUF6126 family protein has product MSDTEERLPRGIWIRLIIYIAVGHVLAAFIWLLFEVGANQ; this is encoded by the coding sequence ATGAGCGACACGGAGGAACGGCTGCCGCGCGGCATCTGGATCCGGCTGATCATCTACATCGCGGTGGGGCACGTCCTCGCGGCGTTCATCTGGCTGCTGTTCGAGGTGGGGGCCAACCAGTAG
- a CDS encoding helix-turn-helix domain-containing protein encodes MSSPDAPPPDALPADALPAVAPQLRSLRRRAGLTLEAAARSATMSPAHLSRLETGRRQPSLPMLLALARVYGTTVSELLGERVADQDAVVRAADMEPTRAGGWTYWQSGAPGRGMQALRVHVPHGSQGDIVRVHPGEEWLHVLRGRLRLRLGDTAHLLGPGDSAHFDSLTPHRLAAEDSDGVDLLFVHTLLQSPTATLCLGPAPGDLGETP; translated from the coding sequence ATGAGTTCGCCCGACGCGCCTCCTCCGGACGCGCTCCCCGCCGACGCGCTGCCCGCCGTGGCACCGCAGCTACGGTCCCTGCGCCGCCGGGCCGGTCTCACGCTGGAGGCCGCCGCCCGGTCCGCCACGATGTCACCGGCCCATCTGTCCCGGCTGGAGACGGGCCGCCGTCAGCCCTCGCTGCCGATGCTGCTCGCGCTCGCCCGCGTCTACGGTACGACGGTCTCGGAGCTGCTCGGGGAACGGGTCGCCGACCAGGACGCCGTCGTCCGCGCCGCGGACATGGAACCGACCCGGGCCGGCGGCTGGACCTACTGGCAGTCCGGCGCGCCCGGCCGGGGGATGCAGGCCCTGCGGGTGCATGTCCCGCACGGCTCGCAGGGCGACATCGTGCGTGTCCACCCGGGGGAGGAGTGGCTGCACGTCCTTCGGGGACGGCTGCGGCTGCGCCTCGGGGACACCGCGCATCTGCTCGGACCGGGGGACAGCGCGCACTTCGACTCGCTGACCCCGCACCGTCTCGCCGCCGAGGACTCCGACGGCGTCGACCTGCTGTTCGTCCACACCCTGTTGCAGAGCCCCACGGCCACGCTGTGCCTGGGCCCCGCCCCTGGAGACCTTGGAGAGACACCATGA
- a CDS encoding M23 family metallopeptidase codes for MPAKGKHRRPKSQRFTRSIAAAGTGGAALALPLLGATGAHAAPTQSAAASVPEQAVAKTVERAAEKATQTVQAAPVAHKSGKSGAKHSTYTVRSGDYLSRIADEQGVDGGWQRLYQDNRRAVGDNPSLIHPGLKLSIGKKAASSAPTTAPKSSEARGSAQSAKPVQPSKPAQKSQPAQSSSSAGSSDSQASSSQPSTQAAENSTTASSGFSLPVAGATVGTPYRMSGSMWSSGYHTGVDFVVPTGTSLKAVAAGTVVSAGWGGAYGNQVVIRLNDGHYAQYAHLSSLSVSAGQTVTAGQQVGLSGATGNVTGPHLHFEIRTTPNYGSDVDPVAYLRSHGVSVG; via the coding sequence ATGCCCGCGAAGGGTAAGCACCGCCGTCCGAAGTCCCAGCGATTCACCCGCTCCATCGCCGCCGCCGGAACCGGCGGAGCCGCTCTCGCCCTCCCGCTCCTGGGAGCCACGGGTGCCCACGCGGCCCCCACCCAGTCCGCCGCGGCGTCCGTTCCGGAACAGGCCGTGGCGAAGACCGTGGAACGGGCCGCGGAGAAGGCCACGCAGACCGTGCAGGCGGCTCCGGTGGCGCACAAGTCGGGCAAGTCGGGCGCGAAGCACAGCACGTACACCGTCCGCTCCGGCGACTACCTCTCGCGGATCGCCGACGAGCAGGGCGTCGACGGCGGCTGGCAGCGGCTGTACCAGGACAACCGGCGGGCCGTCGGCGACAACCCCTCGCTGATCCACCCGGGCCTGAAGCTGTCGATCGGCAAGAAGGCCGCGTCCTCCGCCCCCACCACCGCGCCCAAGTCCTCCGAGGCGCGCGGGTCGGCGCAGTCCGCCAAGCCCGTGCAGCCCTCGAAGCCTGCGCAGAAGTCGCAGCCCGCGCAGTCCTCGTCGTCCGCCGGCTCCTCGGACTCCCAGGCGTCGTCCTCGCAGCCGAGCACCCAGGCCGCCGAGAACTCCACCACCGCCTCCTCCGGGTTCAGCCTGCCGGTGGCCGGCGCCACGGTCGGCACGCCGTACCGGATGTCGGGCAGCATGTGGTCCAGCGGCTACCACACCGGTGTCGACTTCGTCGTCCCGACGGGCACCTCCCTCAAGGCCGTCGCGGCGGGCACCGTCGTCTCCGCCGGCTGGGGCGGCGCGTACGGCAACCAGGTCGTCATCAGGCTGAACGACGGCCACTACGCCCAGTACGCCCACCTGTCCTCGCTCTCCGTCTCGGCCGGCCAGACCGTGACCGCGGGCCAGCAGGTCGGCCTCTCGGGTGCCACCGGCAACGTGACCGGACCGCACCTGCACTTCGAGATCCGCACCACGCCGAACTACGGCTCGGACGTGGACCCGGTCGCCTACCTCCGCTCGCACGGAGTCTCGGTCGGCTGA